The nucleotide window TGTCCATAAAATTGGACTGATGCTGGATCGATAAGTAGTGGGTTTCATACATGATTGAACGAGAGATGTATACTTCAGGTTGAGTGGTCACGTTTGATAGAGTGTTGGTGCTTTCAGTATTCAATTCGTTGAATGAGGTTCGCCTCACTATCCCAAAGGGCAATGACGCCTCGGTCACTCGTTGTAATGATTTGGCTACCATCAGCATTCCAATCTACCCCCCATAGGTAATCATCGGAGCGCTCGGATTGATGAAGAAGTTTCCCGTCATGGTCCCAAATGTTTAGGGCATCATTGGCACTGGCGAGCGATTTACCATTAGGACTCCATCGGATATTCCTGTATTCCGCGATGCTTCTTCCTGTTTCATTTAGTTTTTCGCCCTCCTTACTCCAGTATTGAAGGAGTTTGTTTTCCCCGTCCTCGAATTCGCCATAGTCGCCTGTTACAAAGAATTCTCCTGATGGATGCCACTCGACGCATAAAAGAAATACTTCTTTTTCGCGAGGGCTAAAGATCTTGATGGAATCCCCTAAATGAGTGAACAGTCCTATCGTAGATCCTACCGCAACCAGTATATTTTCGGATGGATGCCAATCAATACCGGCCACAGATTTGTCATCAGCGATGAACCTGGAAACTCTCTTTCCACTTGTATCAAATATGGAAATTTCTCCTTCAAATTCGGATACCGCCAATAGTTCGCCATCCTGATTCCAGTCAAGTCCTCGGATACTGCTCTCCAGTCCTTCCAACTCAATCCATTTCTCTTCATTCAAATCAAGGATTTTAGCCTTGAAACTTTGGCTTTGGGTGATTACGGCCAATTTGTTTTGGGTAGGGTGCCATTTTAGCCGACTTAGGATCACATCACCAACCGAATAGGTTTTTAGTAGTTCAAAAGACGTTCCATCGAAAAGCTTCAATTCACCCTGACTACCTCCAATGGCGATGAGTTCATCATCAGGACTCCAGGCGGCTGTCCATAACGTTTTGTCTTCTTGCGAATAGACTTGGATTGAAAGCACAATTAGGATTAAAAAGAATGTGTTTCTCATGGATGCTTAAGGTCGATGTTTAGAATAAAGCTAGTTGTATTTTGTTGCTAGTTAAACCTGATTGATTGTCGACTTAATCACATCAATCTTCTCTTGTATCAGTAAATAGCTGATACAAAGAAGTAATATGAGAGAACAGCACAGCAGGTACAACAAATCCGGGTAACCAAATGAAAGGGAAATAGAAGACAGCTATGTTGGGTTTGCCAAATAGGGCTGGATCATAGAAATAAGGGCTTGCTCGGATGGCCATGATCACGATGTTGGCCAGCATGAGGATGCCCACGATGTTCCAGATAATGGCAGCGAAGCGGCTTTTACTTTTTAGTCCCAGCATAAAAATGGCCGCAAAGGGCGCTGTGATCCCAATCAGGATGTCAAAATTGGATCCTTCGAACGTGAGTTTATGATCTAACATTCCTTCATTAGCCAGCCACCATAGGACCATTTCCACAGGGATGCGGATGATATGGATGAATGTTAAAATCGTGATCGGTAGCTTTTGGATCAATGCCCTGGATCGCTTGATTGAAAACAGCACGATCATTACGAGCGTATTCACCGCGAACAAAAGAAACAGCCGCGGAGGGCGAGCCTCGTAATCCTCAAAAAAGCCATAGAAAGCTCCCAGGGCGATCAAAAACAGCCAGAGGATAATAGCTGTGCCGACGATGGTAGCAGTGAAGTTGGTTTTCTTTGGAGTGGCTTTATCTACTGCCGCAATAATGAATAGTAGTGTGGCAATGGTGATGGCCACAAAGATGTAGGGTATAAAAGCCGGTAGTTCAAGCATGAGTAAAAAAGTACTTTAAATGTAAGTAAAATCGACTTAGTGGTTTGGTGCGAAGTGCAATAAGCTTCGTCTTTGATTTTTGAAACTTGGTGCCTATTCATGTTCTCGTGTTAATCGTCATTCCTGCCCCTCCCGGTCGAAACGTAGTTCAGGAATCTCATGTTTGGATGTACGAAATGAGTTTGAGATTCCCGCATGCGATGGAAATGACGACTTTCTATTTTGTTTTAGCACAAGAGCATTTTGCACAATTAATGATTTGTGTCTCAAATCCTATTCATTAATTAACTGTTCCATTTTAGATTTGAAATCCATGACCATACAGGAGTTAGTCGCTGCACTGGCGAAAACATTGAAAGGAGCGTTACCGGGAGCAGAGGCACATCAAATCATGTCCCCTAAACATCGTCCGGGTTTCAAAATGAAATTCGATACGCCACCCAGACCCGGTGCAGTGATGATCTTACTGTATGAAGAAGATGGCAATATTCAGTTTCCGCTGATCCAGCGTTCTGAATATCGAGGGGTACACAGTGGTCAGATTGCGTTGCCTGGAGGAAAAGCAGAAGAATCAGATGCTGACCTCATCGAGACAGCCACTCGTGAAGCACATGAGGAGCTGGGCATTGATCCTCAAAAGATTGAGATCGTCGGTAGCCTGACTTCCTTTTTCGTAGCAGCAAGTAATTTTCAGATCCTTCCTGTGGTGGCTTATGCAAAAGAATTCCCACAGTTCATTCCCGATAAACGTGAAGTGGCAGGTGTTGTGAAAGCTGACCTGGAAGCCATGCTGGACCCCCAAACGGTCAAGGAAAAAGAGATAACTCCCGCGGAAGGCATTACATTTGATGCACCCTACTACGATCTGGATGGAAAAGTCGTTTGGGGAGCTACGGCGATGATGCTAAGCGAATTTGTAACCCTAACCAAAAATATCTATGGTCAGTAATGATGCGGTGATCTTCGGATTGCTGATGTTGGTCCTTGGTCTTGTCTTCACCACAGCGGCAAGTGATCGCCCCGGATGGAAGCGTTTTTATTCCGTCGTTCCGGCAGTCCTCGTTTGTTACCTGATGCCGTCACTATTGTCCACTTTTGGTGTCATCGATATTTCAGAATCCCGTTTGTATTTCGTGGCGTCCCGGTATTTGTTGCCAGCAAGTTTGGTCTTGCTCACCCTTAGCATAGACCTTAAAGAATTGTTGAAGCTGGGCCCTAAAGCGTTGATCATTTTCTTGACCGGAACATTGGGGATCATGCTCGGCGGACCCATAACATTATTGATCTTTTCGGCCATTCCCCAGGACATCATTGCATTACCACCCACCGAAGAAATGTGGCGCGGGCTGACCACTGTGGCGGGTTCATGGATCGGTGGAGGCGCCAATCAGGCCGCCATGAAAGAAGTGTTTGAAGTAGGTAACGACTTGTTTGCCAAGTTCGTAACTGTCGATATCATCGTTGGTAATATCTGGATCGGAACCTTACTCGTTGGTGTGGGCTACAACAAAAAAATCAATAAGTTCCTGAAGGCCGATGAAAGCTCCATTGTCACTCTGAAAGAAAAGATGGAAGACTTTCAGGAGCGTGTGACCAGGTTAGCTACCACCAAAGACCTGATGAACATCCTTATGGTGGGCTTTGCCGCTACAGCTGTCGGGCATTTCCTCAGTGATATCATTGCACCAGCCATAAAAGAGAACTTTCCTGCATTGGAACAATACAGCCTGACTTCCGGATTCTTTTGGCTGGTCGTCATCGCAACCACCATAGGATTAGGCTTGTCCTTTACGAGGCTAAGAGATCTTGAAGGTGCGGGAGCATCTAAAGTAGGGTCGGTGTTTGTTTATGTGCTTGTAACTACAATAGGCATGCAGATGGACCTGTTTGCCATTTTCGAAAATCCCGGACTGTTTCTGGTTGGGATTACCTGGATGTTGTTCCATGTGGGTCTCATGGTCCTGGTAGCGTGGCTGATCAAAGCACCTTATTTCTTTGTAGGAGTCGGAAGTACCGCGAATGTTGGAGGTGCAGCTTCTGCGCCAATTGTTGCAGCTGCATTTCACCCGTCCCTGGCACCTGTAGGGGTATTATTAGCTGTGATGGGCTATGTGGTGGGTACCTACGGCGCTTACCTCTGTGGGATCATGATGCAAGCCGCAGCGCAATAATCATGTCAGTTGAAAAACACATAGACGTAACACTTAAGACGTCTTATCGTACGCTTAATTCGCTAAAGTCCACTACCAGGAAGATTTGGATTGTTTTTCATGGGCAAGGTCAGCTGACAGAGTTTTTCCTGAAAAAATTTGAAGTACTGGATCCGAATGAGCATTTCATTATTGCGCCGCAGGGACTTTCCAAATATTACCTCAATGGCTTTACTGGGCGGGTAGGTGCTTCCTGGATGACCAAAGAAGATCGACTGACAGAAATTGAGAATCAGGCCCGGTATGTTGATGCAGTCGTTGAAGCCGAACTTGGGGATCACTCAGCCGAAATAGTCCTCCTGGGCTTCTCTCAGGGTACAGCTACCATGATGCGTTATGCGAAGCATGCTCAGCTGACTTTCAATAAAATGATTGTTTGGGCGGGTACTATTCCTCTTGAACTTACTCCTGAAATGGTAGTACATTGGTCTGATTTACAGGCGCATTTTGTTTACGGAGATGAAGATCAATTTGATTCCAATGGCCAGTTTGATCAGGAACATCAGAAATTCGAAGCACTTATTGGACGGCCGGCCAACAAGTTGGTCTTTCATGGAAAGCATGAGGTTAAAGCCGAGATTCTCGGAGATTTTAACCTTTAATTGATCACGTAATAGGTTCAGAAAATTCAGCCAAACTTCTGGCAACTCCTGTTGCTTTAGAGAAAGGGTTTTGGGATTACCTATTGTTTCTTGGGCCAGATCTCATGCTCGCAAAGGTCTCATCAGATTCTAATCAACCTTTTCACAGGTGATTAATTTTGTTGTTGTCCTGATAAAAGTCAGTGTTCATGACTTTTCAATCGTTTGCATAATTGGTAAATTGCTTAGGAACCAAAGAGAGCTTGCCATGAATACAAACGAGAATGTTGTCGTAAAAGGGAGGTTTGACCACCGATTTTATTCCATTGGCATACAGGACTACAATCAAATCCTGGAATTGATCAATCAATATCATGAAAGCATTAATAATCTACCGGACGAAAAACGTGTGGTAGCGACGCCCTTGCTGGAAGGGAATACCAAAGACCAATGCGTGCTTCGAGTCAATGAGGTGGTTTTTGTTTGAATTTACAGGATTCAAAGTCCTGTAATGGAATACTACGCATTAAACGCAACGAAAAAGATTAAATGCAGGCTACTTCACAAGCTAATTTTCTAGGCAACTAATATCGTGCCTGCTGAACGGTATAGAGATAGACACACCTTTACTTGACCCATATTGAGTTCCTTCTCATATTTGAAACATGAGTGCTTCAAAAGGAACCCTCTTGTTTGTGCATGGCATGTGTCATGGAAGTTGGTGCTGGCATGATGCTTTTATTCCCTTTTTTGAGAGCAAGGGGTATCAGTGCTTGGCCATTGAACTGGAAGGTCATCAAGAAGGAAATGAAGAGTCTATTAGACATGTAAGACTCTCAGATTTTGATCGAAATATTAAGGAAGCAGTAAAAGCCATAAAGGAACCACCCATCATCATTGGACATTCTATGGGAGGTATGGCGGTTCAACGCTATTTGAGGAAAGGGACCTGCAAAAAAGCTGTTTTGCTAGCCACCGTTCCTGCTAAGGGTGCACTTGCTGCGAGTTTACGAGTGATCAAAAAACATCCAGGTTCCATCAAATACTTATTGAAAGGAGACCTCCTGGGATTTACCCGTGCTTATGACCAACTGTTTTTTGGTACAGAAATTTCGGACAAGAAGAGAAGTACTTATCGAAAGAAGCTTTGTGCCGAGTCTTTTATCGCCTACCTGCAATTGTTGTTTCCATTGGGAAAATCCAATTATTCAGGACCCATGCTGGTCATAGGAGGAGAGGAAGATGAGATCTTTACTACCCGGGAGATGGCGCAAACCGCAAAAAAATATGGAGCCGATCTGGACATCATTGCGGGAGGC belongs to Cytophagales bacterium and includes:
- a CDS encoding CoA pyrophosphatase, yielding MTIQELVAALAKTLKGALPGAEAHQIMSPKHRPGFKMKFDTPPRPGAVMILLYEEDGNIQFPLIQRSEYRGVHSGQIALPGGKAEESDADLIETATREAHEELGIDPQKIEIVGSLTSFFVAASNFQILPVVAYAKEFPQFIPDKREVAGVVKADLEAMLDPQTVKEKEITPAEGITFDAPYYDLDGKVVWGATAMMLSEFVTLTKNIYGQ
- a CDS encoding DUF819 family protein → MVSNDAVIFGLLMLVLGLVFTTAASDRPGWKRFYSVVPAVLVCYLMPSLLSTFGVIDISESRLYFVASRYLLPASLVLLTLSIDLKELLKLGPKALIIFLTGTLGIMLGGPITLLIFSAIPQDIIALPPTEEMWRGLTTVAGSWIGGGANQAAMKEVFEVGNDLFAKFVTVDIIVGNIWIGTLLVGVGYNKKINKFLKADESSIVTLKEKMEDFQERVTRLATTKDLMNILMVGFAATAVGHFLSDIIAPAIKENFPALEQYSLTSGFFWLVVIATTIGLGLSFTRLRDLEGAGASKVGSVFVYVLVTTIGMQMDLFAIFENPGLFLVGITWMLFHVGLMVLVAWLIKAPYFFVGVGSTANVGGAASAPIVAAAFHPSLAPVGVLLAVMGYVVGTYGAYLCGIMMQAAAQ
- a CDS encoding alpha/beta hydrolase is translated as MSVEKHIDVTLKTSYRTLNSLKSTTRKIWIVFHGQGQLTEFFLKKFEVLDPNEHFIIAPQGLSKYYLNGFTGRVGASWMTKEDRLTEIENQARYVDAVVEAELGDHSAEIVLLGFSQGTATMMRYAKHAQLTFNKMIVWAGTIPLELTPEMVVHWSDLQAHFVYGDEDQFDSNGQFDQEHQKFEALIGRPANKLVFHGKHEVKAEILGDFNL
- a CDS encoding alpha/beta fold hydrolase, producing the protein MSASKGTLLFVHGMCHGSWCWHDAFIPFFESKGYQCLAIELEGHQEGNEESIRHVRLSDFDRNIKEAVKAIKEPPIIIGHSMGGMAVQRYLRKGTCKKAVLLATVPAKGALAASLRVIKKHPGSIKYLLKGDLLGFTRAYDQLFFGTEISDKKRSTYRKKLCAESFIAYLQLLFPLGKSNYSGPMLVIGGEEDEIFTTREMAQTAKKYGADLDIIAGGAHDLMIDTQKQEVAKIIHRWMHQ